The Petrocella atlantisensis genome has a window encoding:
- a CDS encoding carbohydrate ABC transporter permease gives MAEKNKNQLVNYDKYGYFFVAPFIIAFLVFQLYPIFYTFQLSFSDLAGWETQMNYVGFKNYFALLQNELFLKALRNTWIIWTMNFIPQIGLALLLAKWFSDARMKLKGAGLFKVLFYMPNIITAASVSILFSTLFSYPMGPINQLLIQFGVLSEPFEFFRSAGATRSIVAFIQFWMWYGNTFIILMAGILGINPSLYEAAMVDGATSSQMFFGITLPLIKPITLYVLVTSFIGGMQMFDIPFLLTLRGNPDYSIETVTMFIYRQAFSGSRNYYVAATASITLLVMIVIVSIIIFKVMGDDERIKKPLFGKLRKAGTLHE, from the coding sequence ATGGCAGAGAAAAATAAAAATCAATTGGTTAATTATGATAAGTACGGTTATTTCTTTGTTGCACCATTCATTATTGCCTTTTTGGTCTTCCAACTGTATCCGATTTTTTACACCTTTCAGTTAAGTTTTTCAGATCTTGCAGGTTGGGAAACCCAGATGAATTATGTGGGATTTAAGAATTACTTCGCTTTGCTTCAAAATGAATTATTCTTAAAAGCACTTAGAAACACATGGATCATCTGGACCATGAACTTTATTCCACAAATTGGTTTGGCACTGTTATTGGCAAAATGGTTTTCAGACGCAAGAATGAAGCTAAAAGGCGCAGGTCTTTTTAAAGTATTGTTCTATATGCCGAATATTATTACTGCCGCTTCTGTATCCATACTTTTTAGTACGCTTTTTAGTTATCCTATGGGACCAATCAATCAATTGTTGATTCAATTCGGTGTTCTAAGTGAACCTTTTGAGTTCTTTAGAAGTGCGGGCGCCACTAGATCCATCGTAGCCTTTATCCAGTTTTGGATGTGGTATGGTAATACATTTATCATTCTTATGGCAGGTATTTTAGGCATTAATCCTTCTCTTTATGAAGCAGCCATGGTGGATGGGGCAACAAGTAGTCAGATGTTTTTTGGTATAACGCTACCTCTTATTAAGCCGATTACTTTGTATGTACTGGTAACCTCTTTTATCGGTGGCATGCAAATGTTTGATATTCCCTTCTTGTTAACATTAAGAGGCAATCCGGATTATTCTATTGAAACAGTTACGATGTTTATCTACAGGCAGGCTTTTAGTGGTAGTAGAAATTATTATGTAGCTGCAACCGCCTCCATAACACTACTGGTGATGATTGTGATTGTCAGTATAATTATCTTCAAGGTCATGGGAGACGATGAAAGAATCAAAAAGCCTTTGTTTGGTAAACTAAGAAAGGCAGGTACTCTACATGAATGA
- a CDS encoding ATP-dependent DNA helicase, with protein sequence MARYEIQVSVRNIIDYILRGGSIESVALSSTRAVDGTRAHQRFQKAQMDDYLVEVKLVHTCQMDQIDFTITGRMDGLFEEDGIIVIDEIKSTGMPLHLIKGNNIMHWAQVKMYGYIYAHQNQLMGLTCRLTYIELEDYNVRHFTSYETIEDLEVFYYDILGRYAKWALSLERFKERCLESVGRMTYPFPSYRKGQKQLMHGVFKTIIEGQKLFSRAPTGIGKTIATLFPAIKALGEKKTKKIFYLTAKTIGKEVANQTLNLLEDQGMVLKRVTITAKEKICLNEVTKCNKEDCPYALGHYDRVNVAIEAAFKATDCYTRDVIESFARLHQVCPYELSLDLALFCEVIVCDYNYVFDPSAKLQRFFVEGSGGYTLLIDEAHNLVDRGRSMYSAVLEKDQVLELRRKVKDLDAKLYKYMTRLNQKMLHYRKACEDYEHLRFETKDMPYDIEDDLRAIIYRTEKIFKEHQNWQHMDMLLDFFFMAYDYVKKTELYSEKYITTYEKKGNNLRIHLYCMDPSDNIRMATLDMNGVVFFSATLLPMSYYMDLLGGNKENYGMMLSSPFDSEKLGLVIDRSISTKYHNRDSSIGPIGEHIMTIAKEKKGNYLVFFPSYKYMEDVLNDLVFSKKVEEEFDLLYQERGLTEVAKEAFIQSFEKPRDRSLIAFSVLGGMFSEGIDLVGNRLIGVLIVGVGLPMICYENDLIKAHFGRKGFDYAYVYPGMNKVLQAAGRVIRSIHDKGVVVLLDERFASHQYKTLFPLEWSHYKIVNKKEDLYTVLETFWNEENMNKS encoded by the coding sequence ATGGCCCGGTACGAGATTCAGGTTTCAGTAAGAAATATAATTGATTATATCCTAAGAGGGGGGAGTATTGAATCCGTTGCACTCTCAAGCACCAGAGCGGTAGATGGTACCAGAGCCCATCAAAGGTTCCAGAAGGCTCAAATGGATGACTACCTTGTTGAAGTTAAGCTGGTTCATACATGCCAAATGGATCAAATCGATTTCACCATTACCGGTCGTATGGACGGTCTTTTTGAAGAGGACGGTATAATTGTTATTGATGAAATCAAATCCACTGGTATGCCCCTTCACCTAATCAAAGGTAACAATATTATGCACTGGGCACAGGTCAAAATGTATGGTTATATCTATGCCCATCAAAATCAGCTTATGGGCCTTACATGTAGACTGACTTACATTGAGTTGGAAGACTATAATGTGCGGCATTTTACCTCCTATGAGACCATAGAAGACCTTGAAGTCTTCTATTATGACATACTGGGCCGTTATGCCAAATGGGCACTTAGCTTGGAGAGATTCAAGGAAAGATGCTTAGAAAGTGTCGGACGTATGACGTATCCTTTCCCTAGCTACCGTAAAGGTCAAAAGCAGCTTATGCATGGCGTCTTTAAGACCATTATAGAAGGTCAGAAGCTTTTTTCAAGAGCACCAACAGGGATTGGCAAAACCATCGCAACGTTATTTCCTGCTATCAAAGCTTTAGGTGAGAAAAAGACCAAAAAGATATTTTATCTAACGGCAAAAACCATTGGTAAGGAAGTGGCCAATCAAACACTGAACTTACTGGAAGACCAAGGTATGGTATTAAAAAGGGTCACAATAACAGCCAAAGAGAAAATATGCCTTAATGAGGTGACTAAGTGTAATAAAGAGGATTGTCCCTATGCCTTAGGCCATTATGACCGGGTGAACGTGGCTATTGAGGCGGCGTTTAAGGCGACGGATTGTTATACACGGGATGTAATCGAAAGCTTTGCTAGGCTGCATCAGGTTTGCCCCTATGAATTATCTTTGGATTTGGCATTGTTTTGTGAAGTGATTGTTTGCGATTATAATTATGTCTTTGACCCCAGCGCTAAGCTACAAAGGTTTTTTGTCGAAGGTTCCGGTGGCTACACCTTATTGATTGACGAAGCCCATAATCTTGTTGACCGAGGAAGGTCCATGTACTCTGCTGTTCTTGAAAAAGATCAGGTTTTAGAATTACGACGTAAGGTTAAGGATTTAGATGCTAAGCTTTACAAGTACATGACGCGGTTAAACCAGAAGATGTTGCACTATAGAAAAGCTTGTGAAGACTATGAACATTTAAGATTTGAGACAAAAGATATGCCCTATGATATAGAAGATGATCTTAGAGCCATTATCTATAGAACAGAGAAAATCTTCAAAGAACATCAAAATTGGCAGCATATGGATATGCTTTTGGATTTTTTCTTTATGGCCTATGATTATGTCAAGAAAACAGAATTATACAGTGAAAAGTATATTACCACTTATGAGAAGAAAGGTAATAATCTAAGAATACACTTGTATTGTATGGATCCAAGTGACAATATAAGGATGGCAACCCTTGATATGAATGGTGTCGTTTTCTTTTCTGCAACCCTTTTGCCCATGTCCTACTATATGGATTTGTTAGGTGGTAATAAAGAGAATTATGGCATGATGTTATCATCGCCTTTTGATAGTGAAAAATTGGGTCTGGTAATTGACCGCTCTATTTCCACCAAGTATCATAACCGTGATAGCTCTATTGGGCCTATTGGGGAACATATTATGACCATTGCTAAAGAGAAAAAAGGAAACTATTTGGTTTTTTTTCCATCCTATAAATATATGGAGGATGTATTAAATGATTTAGTCTTTTCAAAGAAAGTTGAAGAAGAATTTGACCTACTCTACCAGGAAAGAGGCCTGACAGAAGTAGCAAAAGAAGCCTTCATTCAGTCTTTTGAAAAGCCCAGAGATCGCTCTTTAATCGCTTTTTCTGTTTTGGGTGGTATGTTCTCTGAAGGCATTGATTTGGTGGGGAACCGACTGATTGGTGTTTTGATAGTGGGTGTAGGTTTGCCGATGATCTGTTATGAAAATGATTTGATTAAGGCACATTTTGGTCGAAAAGGGTTTGATTACGCTTATGTATATCCGGGTATGAATAAGGTACTTCAGGCAGCCGGAAGGGTTATAAGATCGATTCATGATAAGGGCGTGGTGGTTTTGTTGGATGAACGATTTGCCAGTCATCAATATAAGACATTATTTCCTCTTGAATGGTCCCATTATAAAATTGTCAATAAAAAAGAGGATCTGTATACCGTGTTAGAAACATTTTGGAATGAAGAGAATATGAACAAATCGTAA
- a CDS encoding carbohydrate ABC transporter permease, with amino-acid sequence MNEHRLGKFYWLKASWIYIVCFLLMILSIMPFWILIVNATRSTDQIQQGFSLIPSGFMEYNYTVLTNRGFDIWRGFLNSFTISASATFMALYFSALTAYGLVVYDFKAKKYIFALIAFILMIPAQISMIGFYRMMLNANLTDSYIPLIFPAMATPATVFFIRQYLLSSFPKDLVSAARIDGAKEIQIFHTIALPVMKPALATMGIFAFVGSWNNFLMPLMLISDEKKYTLPMLVQLLKADIYRTEFGGIYLGIAMTILPLLLVYLIFSRYIIAGVALGGLKE; translated from the coding sequence ATGAATGAGCATAGATTAGGAAAATTTTATTGGCTAAAAGCATCTTGGATCTATATTGTGTGTTTTTTGCTCATGATCCTTAGCATCATGCCTTTTTGGATCCTTATTGTGAATGCAACCAGATCCACGGATCAGATACAGCAAGGTTTTTCCCTTATACCCAGTGGCTTCATGGAATACAACTATACAGTGTTGACCAATAGAGGCTTTGATATATGGCGTGGTTTTTTAAACAGTTTCACCATATCTGCAAGTGCCACTTTTATGGCTTTATATTTTAGTGCATTAACGGCATATGGTCTTGTTGTTTATGATTTCAAAGCGAAAAAGTACATATTTGCTTTAATTGCTTTTATTCTGATGATACCGGCCCAGATCAGCATGATCGGTTTTTATCGTATGATGTTGAATGCGAACCTTACAGACTCGTATATACCCTTGATTTTCCCTGCAATGGCGACACCTGCGACTGTCTTCTTCATTCGTCAGTATTTACTTTCATCCTTTCCAAAGGATTTGGTAAGCGCTGCAAGAATTGATGGTGCAAAAGAGATACAAATTTTTCATACAATTGCCTTGCCTGTGATGAAACCGGCACTTGCTACTATGGGTATTTTTGCTTTTGTCGGCTCTTGGAATAATTTCCTTATGCCCTTAATGTTGATTTCAGATGAGAAGAAATACACATTACCTATGTTGGTTCAGCTACTTAAAGCGGATATTTATAGGACTGAATTTGGTGGCATTTATCTTGGAATTGCGATGACCATTTTACCACTGCTCCTTGTATATCTTATTTTCTCAAGATACATTATCGCAGGGGTGGCTCTTGGCGGTCTCAAGGAATAA
- the mutY gene encoding A/G-specific adenine glycosylase: MKTIQASLLKWYKQNHRKLPWRATRNPYKIWLSEIMCQQTQVATVISYYHRFLESYPDIVSLSKATEDEIYKLWEGLGYYSRAKRLMQCARVVTENYGGFFPRTYNEILGLPGIGPYTAGAIASIAYDIKMPAVDGNVLRVYSRLYGVEEDIGKSNTKQKIEAMVSADLPEDVRDYNQALMELGALICVPRNPKCDLCPVYIFCVAREKNIQNSLPIKTPKAKKLTKNMMVAYIEFENQVLLEKRGTEGLLANLWGFPIIEVGDDDSTKEMMAYLEENYGLLVMEEAVITTKKHVFTHLIWDMTFVRFKASSIPIIEDPEVVWILPEAISNYPLPTAFLKLLE, translated from the coding sequence ATGAAGACAATACAAGCATCATTACTAAAGTGGTATAAGCAAAACCACAGGAAATTACCATGGCGTGCGACAAGAAACCCATATAAAATATGGCTGTCTGAGATTATGTGTCAGCAAACTCAAGTGGCAACAGTCATCTCGTATTATCACCGCTTTCTTGAAAGCTATCCGGATATAGTAAGCCTTTCAAAGGCAACAGAAGATGAGATCTACAAACTATGGGAAGGCCTTGGGTACTATTCTAGAGCCAAACGGTTGATGCAATGTGCCCGTGTTGTTACTGAAAATTATGGCGGTTTTTTTCCAAGAACCTATAATGAAATATTGGGTTTGCCAGGTATTGGTCCATATACAGCAGGGGCAATAGCGAGTATCGCTTATGATATCAAGATGCCCGCTGTAGATGGCAATGTACTACGTGTTTATTCAAGGCTATATGGTGTTGAAGAAGACATTGGAAAATCAAATACAAAACAGAAAATTGAAGCGATGGTTTCGGCCGACTTGCCGGAAGACGTTAGAGATTATAATCAGGCCCTTATGGAACTCGGGGCCTTGATTTGTGTTCCTAGAAATCCTAAATGTGATTTATGTCCGGTGTATATATTTTGTGTAGCAAGAGAAAAAAATATTCAAAACAGTTTACCGATTAAAACACCAAAAGCTAAGAAGCTCACAAAAAACATGATGGTTGCCTATATAGAATTCGAAAATCAGGTTTTACTGGAAAAAAGAGGAACGGAAGGTTTACTGGCAAATCTTTGGGGATTCCCGATTATAGAGGTTGGGGACGATGATTCTACTAAGGAGATGATGGCTTATTTGGAGGAAAACTATGGTCTGCTTGTTATGGAAGAAGCAGTCATAACAACAAAAAAACATGTTTTCACCCATTTAATATGGGATATGACCTTTGTTAGGTTTAAGGCAAGCTCTATCCCTATAATCGAAGA
- a CDS encoding Cof-type HAD-IIB family hydrolase gives MYKMLVLDMDGTLLNERQEISKENIEAIKEIVNRGIKVVLASGRAYQGMSRYLKLLGTNLEGFYSITCSGSLTVENKSDNILHEVPIEHEDLLALLDLCETFDLDMSAYTKDNILVHQDNLYSHYDAIANDMELKVMNFHEMDKAIEVFKVSLINEGPVMKEDMIRYFPTIQLDSVAMREKKSYNPEILMETWRFPKHILENYTIVQPMPFTLEILHKSCNKAVGVQKVAQVYGINREEIICVGDSGNDLHMIEYAGLGIAMGNAIDQIKAVADEVTLTNEENGVAEVIKKYFK, from the coding sequence ATGTACAAAATGCTTGTACTGGATATGGATGGTACTTTGCTTAATGAAAGACAAGAGATATCAAAAGAAAACATTGAGGCAATAAAAGAGATTGTGAATCGCGGTATTAAAGTTGTTCTGGCCTCAGGAAGAGCTTACCAAGGTATGTCTAGATACCTTAAATTACTAGGTACAAACCTAGAAGGTTTTTATTCTATTACTTGTAGTGGATCTTTGACCGTTGAGAATAAAAGTGATAACATCCTTCATGAAGTTCCAATTGAACATGAAGATCTATTAGCTCTACTTGATCTGTGTGAGACTTTTGATCTTGATATGAGTGCCTATACTAAAGATAACATCTTGGTTCACCAAGATAATTTATATAGCCACTATGATGCGATTGCCAACGACATGGAGCTGAAAGTAATGAACTTCCACGAAATGGATAAGGCGATTGAAGTTTTTAAGGTTAGCCTTATTAATGAGGGGCCGGTTATGAAAGAAGACATGATTCGATACTTTCCAACCATACAACTTGATTCTGTAGCGATGCGTGAAAAAAAGTCGTATAATCCTGAGATTCTTATGGAAACTTGGCGATTCCCCAAACATATATTGGAGAACTATACCATCGTTCAGCCTATGCCGTTCACTTTAGAAATCTTGCATAAAAGTTGTAACAAAGCCGTTGGTGTTCAAAAAGTTGCCCAGGTATATGGCATAAATAGGGAAGAAATTATTTGTGTCGGCGATTCGGGCAATGACTTACATATGATTGAATATGCAGGTCTTGGTATAGCAATGGGGAATGCCATTGATCAAATTAAAGCAGTGGCAGATGAGGTGACATTAACAAACGAAGAAAACGGCGTAGCCGAAGTCATAAAAAAATATTTTAAATAA
- a CDS encoding NAD(P)/FAD-dependent oxidoreductase, with translation MYDYIIIGAGVIGSTIARELSRYDVKVLLLEKENDVSCGASKANSGIVHGGFDDKPGTVKAKMCRKGNRMFEQLESELHFGLEMCGSLVMAFEEEEFETLNELVERGITNGIHDLVILDHDQVMEMEPYVNPEVKGALYCPSSGITSPFELTIALAENAVANGVEIKLNSEVVSIEKGETFKVSTIDAMYEGKVVINAAGAYSDRVAGFVGADNFKIIPRRGEYILLNKNQGYLANTVLFQCPTKVGKGILVTRTYHGNLMLGPNAQEVSEASDVGTSLEALTYIVEQARKSVADFDLKKTLTSFSGIRATSDRHDFIIEESAVKNFINVAGIESPGLTSSPAIGLEVIEIIKSMGYELKPNPNFNPNRKPTLIKKSEDFDGSTEAEDPKKHIVCRCENVTEAEIVDAIHRGIPVNSIDSMKRRVRAGMGLCQGAYCGPRVAEIIARELNIPVEDVPKRGGGSSTLPHRESRWFFKEIKKSEKNE, from the coding sequence ATGTATGACTATATAATTATTGGAGCCGGTGTCATCGGTTCAACCATTGCAAGAGAGCTTTCAAGGTATGATGTAAAAGTTTTGCTTCTTGAGAAAGAAAATGATGTATCTTGTGGCGCTTCAAAAGCAAACAGTGGTATTGTCCACGGTGGTTTTGATGATAAGCCAGGAACCGTTAAAGCAAAAATGTGTCGAAAAGGCAATCGTATGTTTGAGCAATTGGAGTCCGAGCTCCATTTTGGTCTTGAGATGTGTGGCAGTTTAGTCATGGCTTTTGAAGAGGAAGAATTTGAGACACTTAATGAACTTGTAGAACGTGGTATCACAAATGGTATTCATGATTTGGTCATATTGGACCATGATCAGGTTATGGAAATGGAGCCATATGTGAATCCGGAAGTAAAAGGGGCACTGTATTGCCCATCCTCCGGGATTACATCACCTTTTGAATTAACCATTGCCTTGGCTGAAAACGCTGTGGCAAATGGTGTAGAGATTAAGCTGAACTCTGAAGTGGTAAGCATAGAAAAAGGTGAAACCTTTAAGGTTTCGACAATAGATGCAATGTATGAAGGCAAGGTAGTCATAAATGCAGCAGGCGCTTATAGTGATAGGGTTGCTGGATTTGTTGGCGCGGATAATTTTAAGATTATTCCAAGACGTGGAGAATATATATTATTAAACAAGAATCAAGGCTACCTGGCCAATACAGTATTGTTCCAATGTCCAACCAAAGTAGGAAAAGGAATATTGGTAACAAGGACTTATCATGGAAACCTCATGCTTGGACCAAATGCTCAAGAAGTAAGTGAAGCTTCAGATGTTGGGACAAGCCTTGAGGCACTCACTTATATTGTTGAACAGGCGAGAAAAAGTGTAGCAGACTTTGATCTCAAAAAAACCCTAACATCCTTTTCCGGTATCAGAGCAACAAGTGATCGACATGATTTTATAATTGAGGAAAGTGCAGTCAAGAATTTTATTAATGTTGCAGGTATAGAATCACCCGGCTTGACTTCTTCACCGGCAATTGGATTAGAAGTCATAGAAATCATTAAATCTATGGGGTATGAACTAAAGCCTAATCCTAATTTTAATCCCAATAGAAAGCCAACACTCATTAAGAAAAGTGAAGATTTTGATGGTTCAACAGAAGCAGAAGACCCTAAAAAGCACATTGTATGCAGGTGTGAGAATGTGACAGAGGCAGAGATTGTAGATGCTATACACCGTGGTATTCCCGTCAATTCCATCGACAGTATGAAGCGAAGAGTAAGAGCCGGTATGGGCTTATGTCAAGGTGCATATTGCGGTCCAAGGGTTGCGGAAATCATTGCCAGAGAATTGAACATACCGGTAGAAGATGTACCAAAACGTGGAGGTGGTTCATCCACATTGCCACACCGAGAAAGCCGATGGTTTTTTAAAGAAATAAAGAAAAGTGAGAAAAATGAGTAG
- a CDS encoding GH1 family beta-glucosidase yields MFDQSFIWGAATASYQIEGGAYDDGKGLSVWDMFTKVEGKVYNMDHGDVACDSYHKLEEDVAILKELGVKAYRFSISWPRVLPNGIGEVNAKGLDYYSRFVDALLEAGIEPYVTLFHWDYPYELYKKGQWLNDASSDWFAEYTKVMVDCLGDRVKHWMTLNEPQCFIGLGYFSGVHAPGHHYSAFDIIRMTHNTLLAHGKSLKVIKDARPEASVGFAFVANAVVPKSLEQADVDAARDFMFNRYEKTENKDDYDFTFDNDYWYDPIMLGKYPDWVTKMYRDYLPEEEQLRKDFELISQKVDFIGLNLYQGPVVEADGPYVKVSKQKPGQPFTALNWLVSEGIMYWGTKFMYERYQTPIYITENGLSNKDWVSLDGKVHDEGRIDFLDRYLRQLDKSYQEGNDIRGYFQWSLLDNFEWAEGYKERFGLVHVDFETGKRTPKESYYWYKNLIASKN; encoded by the coding sequence ATGTTTGATCAATCATTTATATGGGGTGCAGCAACAGCATCCTATCAAATAGAAGGCGGCGCTTACGATGACGGTAAAGGTCTCTCCGTTTGGGATATGTTTACCAAAGTTGAAGGCAAAGTTTATAATATGGACCATGGTGATGTGGCTTGTGATTCCTACCATAAACTAGAAGAAGACGTGGCAATACTTAAGGAGTTGGGTGTGAAAGCCTACAGATTTTCAATTTCATGGCCAAGAGTTTTGCCAAACGGTATCGGAGAAGTAAATGCAAAAGGCCTTGACTATTACAGCCGTTTTGTAGATGCCTTACTTGAAGCGGGCATTGAACCTTATGTTACCTTATTTCATTGGGACTATCCTTATGAATTGTATAAAAAGGGTCAATGGCTGAATGACGCTTCTTCAGATTGGTTTGCTGAGTATACAAAAGTAATGGTAGATTGCTTGGGCGATCGGGTCAAGCATTGGATGACGCTTAACGAGCCACAATGCTTTATCGGGCTTGGCTATTTCTCAGGCGTACATGCACCGGGACATCACTACAGCGCCTTTGACATTATACGGATGACTCACAACACTTTATTGGCTCACGGTAAATCTCTTAAGGTTATAAAAGATGCTAGGCCGGAGGCATCTGTTGGGTTTGCTTTTGTAGCCAATGCAGTTGTTCCAAAATCATTAGAACAAGCAGATGTAGATGCGGCAAGAGATTTTATGTTTAATCGATATGAGAAAACAGAAAATAAAGATGACTATGATTTTACCTTTGACAACGATTATTGGTATGATCCGATTATGCTTGGAAAATACCCCGACTGGGTAACAAAGATGTACCGAGATTATTTACCGGAAGAGGAACAATTAAGAAAAGACTTTGAACTTATTTCGCAGAAAGTGGATTTTATTGGACTTAATTTATATCAAGGTCCAGTGGTTGAAGCAGATGGTCCTTATGTGAAAGTCAGTAAGCAAAAACCGGGTCAACCTTTTACAGCGCTTAACTGGCTTGTGTCAGAAGGCATTATGTATTGGGGTACGAAGTTCATGTATGAGCGCTACCAGACACCAATCTATATTACAGAGAATGGATTGTCCAATAAGGATTGGGTATCCTTAGATGGTAAGGTTCATGACGAAGGTAGGATAGATTTTTTGGATCGATATTTACGCCAATTAGACAAATCCTATCAAGAAGGCAATGATATTCGTGGTTATTTCCAGTGGTCATTACTGGATAATTTCGAATGGGCAGAAGGTTATAAAGAACGATTCGGTCTTGTACATGTTGATTTTGAAACCGGTAAACGGACACCTAAAGAATCCTATTATTGGTACAAGAACCTAATTGCAAGTAAAAACTAA
- a CDS encoding ABC transporter substrate-binding protein: MKKWIGLLLTFTLILSVTACGGAKQDNNEAIGEVEIGVPTENKGETLVVWTFTDELKGMIENHYLKDNPDLPYKVEVVVVPNDQYQNKLDPVLASGKSAPDVFALEAGYVKKYVDSPFTADLASIGFDRDNIDTLPYVLDVATDTNGVLKGSSWQATPGAFFYRRSLALEYLGTEDPEEVQALVSDFDKFYETAMTISEKSDGKVKMISSLGDLVQVFYAAREEGWVVDNKFVVDPKITELMEMGRKLESNKLTNQSEQWTEQWFASISGNDVFGYFLPTWGLHYVLKTSAENADTGVSTSGDWGMIQGPSSYFWGGTWLAMREGSEMEAAAADLIEYLTLDEAFLKTWAEETGDVLSNEAVVNEIKDGFSEPFLDGQNHYAAFAEMATKVDASILTGSDKDIQDLFTEQLTAYSKGEKERDAAMEDFISSVKNQFPNLEY; this comes from the coding sequence ATGAAAAAGTGGATTGGTTTATTACTAACATTTACATTAATACTTTCTGTAACGGCTTGTGGTGGGGCGAAGCAGGACAATAACGAAGCAATAGGAGAAGTTGAGATTGGCGTACCAACAGAAAACAAAGGTGAGACTTTGGTTGTATGGACATTTACAGATGAACTTAAAGGTATGATTGAGAACCATTATTTAAAAGACAATCCGGACTTACCTTATAAAGTTGAAGTTGTCGTCGTACCTAATGATCAATATCAAAACAAACTTGATCCGGTTTTGGCATCAGGGAAAAGCGCACCGGATGTATTCGCTCTTGAAGCTGGGTATGTTAAAAAATATGTAGATTCACCTTTTACAGCAGATCTAGCATCTATAGGATTTGATAGAGACAATATTGATACACTTCCTTATGTCCTTGATGTTGCAACAGATACCAATGGCGTACTAAAAGGCTCAAGTTGGCAAGCGACACCTGGTGCTTTCTTCTATAGAAGAAGTCTGGCTTTGGAGTATCTTGGAACAGAAGATCCGGAAGAAGTACAAGCGCTTGTGAGCGACTTTGATAAGTTCTATGAAACAGCAATGACCATCAGTGAGAAATCAGACGGAAAAGTAAAAATGATCAGTTCTCTAGGGGACCTAGTACAAGTTTTCTATGCAGCCAGAGAAGAGGGCTGGGTTGTAGACAACAAATTCGTCGTTGATCCTAAGATTACTGAACTTATGGAAATGGGTAGAAAACTAGAATCTAATAAATTGACGAACCAGTCTGAACAATGGACAGAACAATGGTTTGCAAGTATTTCAGGTAATGATGTTTTTGGTTACTTCTTACCAACATGGGGTCTTCACTATGTATTAAAAACAAGTGCTGAGAATGCAGATACAGGCGTATCCACTTCAGGTGACTGGGGTATGATCCAAGGACCTTCCTCTTATTTCTGGGGTGGCACATGGTTAGCTATGCGTGAAGGTTCCGAGATGGAGGCAGCAGCAGCTGATCTCATCGAATACTTGACATTAGATGAAGCTTTCCTAAAAACATGGGCAGAAGAGACTGGTGACGTTCTATCTAATGAAGCAGTAGTGAATGAAATCAAAGATGGTTTTTCAGAGCCTTTCTTGGATGGACAAAACCATTATGCTGCTTTTGCAGAAATGGCAACAAAAGTAGACGCATCTATTTTGACAGGTTCTGACAAAGACATTCAAGACTTATTTACTGAGCAGTTGACCGCATATTCCAAAGGCGAAAAAGAACGTGATGCTGCGATGGAAGATTTTATTTCATCGGTCAAAAATCAATTCCCCAATTTAGAATACTAA